A stretch of Verrucomicrobiota bacterium DNA encodes these proteins:
- the trmD gene encoding tRNA (guanosine(37)-N1)-methyltransferase TrmD, whose protein sequence is MRFDVITLFPAMLDGFLSESMVGKAIDRGLVEAAVHNLRKWATDKHQITDDRPFGGGAGMVLKPEPVFAAIEELQTDYSTVVYLAPDGEPLNHSIVMDLATVPHLILLSGHYEGIDERIREKLVDHEISIGDYVLTNGTLPAAVLIDAVSRQLPGVLGEAQSLGQDSFVEGLLGIPQYTRPAEFNGMKVPEVLLSGDHQKIELWRKAKRNERTSKRRPDLL, encoded by the coding sequence ATGAGATTCGATGTGATTACTCTTTTTCCTGCGATGCTGGATGGATTTCTATCGGAAAGTATGGTGGGAAAGGCCATCGATCGCGGATTGGTCGAAGCTGCCGTTCACAACCTTCGGAAATGGGCAACCGATAAGCATCAAATAACCGATGACCGACCGTTTGGGGGTGGTGCTGGAATGGTTTTGAAACCGGAGCCCGTTTTTGCTGCGATTGAGGAGCTGCAAACCGATTATTCGACCGTGGTCTATCTGGCACCGGACGGAGAACCATTGAATCATTCAATCGTCATGGACTTGGCAACAGTTCCTCATCTTATCCTCTTGAGCGGACATTATGAGGGGATCGACGAGAGGATTCGGGAGAAGTTAGTGGATCATGAAATTAGTATCGGTGATTACGTTCTTACCAATGGAACGCTTCCCGCGGCGGTTTTGATTGACGCGGTATCGAGACAGTTGCCCGGGGTGCTTGGAGAGGCGCAGTCTCTTGGACAGGACAGTTTTGTCGAAGGTCTCCTCGGTATTCCCCAATACACGAGGCCAGCCGAGTTTAACGGGATGAAAGTGCCCGAGGTGTTGCTCTCGGGAGATCACCAGAAGATCGAATTGTGGCGGAAAGCGAAACGAAATGAGCGGACCTCCAAGCGGAGGCCCGACTTGTTGTAA
- the hemE gene encoding uroporphyrinogen decarboxylase, which yields MASPRSSAGANSFNLMGLSRTRFLDALHCRNKDRAPVWLMRQAGRYLPEYRALKDRYSFRTLVKTPDLATEVTLQPLQRFPTIDAAILFSDILVIPEALGVDYRFRDEGGIELEKTVRTSSELATLEPAGTAERLNYVGDALRQLRSSLNGEKALIGFCGAPWTLALYLVEGGSPGEGKNLRSLLYRSSDLTIQLRDKITDSCIEYVRLQCESGADAIQLFDSWAGLCPADFYEVWCLEPVRKIQEACNRPLILFSRGAGHRLHDQCALRPNALGVDWSTPLSQAREIVGDKVALQGNFDPLILETEPEMVSKEIRSLLEERKDDPGFVLNGGHGLSPSTKIECVEALLGEVCRASAKPAR from the coding sequence TTGGCTAGCCCCAGGAGCTCCGCTGGAGCCAATTCATTCAACCTGATGGGTTTGTCCCGCACACGTTTTCTTGACGCTCTGCATTGCCGAAACAAGGACCGAGCACCGGTCTGGCTTATGCGTCAGGCAGGACGTTATCTACCGGAATATCGTGCCCTCAAGGATCGCTACTCCTTTCGGACTCTCGTAAAGACTCCTGACTTGGCGACCGAAGTGACCCTACAACCCCTTCAACGGTTTCCTACCATTGACGCCGCAATCCTCTTTAGCGATATTCTGGTCATTCCAGAGGCGCTTGGTGTTGATTATCGGTTTCGCGATGAAGGCGGTATCGAGCTCGAAAAAACCGTACGCACTTCATCCGAATTGGCCACTCTCGAGCCCGCTGGAACGGCCGAACGTTTAAACTATGTCGGAGATGCGCTGAGACAGTTGCGCTCCTCGCTCAACGGAGAAAAAGCCCTCATCGGATTCTGCGGAGCTCCTTGGACTCTGGCACTCTACCTCGTTGAGGGTGGCTCGCCCGGAGAGGGAAAAAACCTTCGTTCCCTGCTCTACCGTTCCTCTGATTTGACAATCCAGTTACGAGACAAAATCACCGATTCGTGTATCGAGTACGTCCGGTTGCAGTGTGAATCAGGGGCAGATGCGATCCAACTCTTCGATTCCTGGGCGGGCCTATGCCCAGCTGATTTTTACGAAGTCTGGTGCCTTGAACCGGTGCGAAAGATTCAGGAGGCCTGCAATCGGCCCCTCATTCTCTTTTCTCGTGGAGCAGGCCACCGCCTCCACGATCAATGCGCCCTAAGGCCAAATGCATTGGGTGTAGACTGGTCCACTCCTCTTTCTCAGGCACGGGAAATCGTAGGGGATAAAGTCGCGCTGCAGGGTAATTTTGATCCGCTCATTCTTGAGACCGAACCAGAAATGGTATCCAAAGAAATTCGGAGTCTTTTGGAGGAACGAAAAGACGATCCCGGTTTCGTCCTCAACGGAGGCCACGGCCTAAGTCCATCCACGAAGATCGAATGCGTGGAGGCCCTCTTGGGGGAAGTCTGCAGAGCGAGTGCAAAACCAGCAAGGTAG